In one window of uncultured Draconibacterium sp. DNA:
- the sucC gene encoding ADP-forming succinate--CoA ligase subunit beta, translated as MKIHEYQARNLFRKYGIPVPEGVVCHTVDEVKQNVSDKDKLRVVKAQVHVGGRGKAGGVKLANTKAEAVEKAEQILGMDIKGICVEKVLVADAVDIEKEFYVGLINDRNTKSVTLMASAEGGVEIEEVAKVSPEKIIKMAIDPSMGLMPWQARKIAIQLFADPKEIRQCANILVKLYQLYVDTDSSLAEINPLVLTPDKQVLAIDGKMNFDDNALYRQKEILSMREADKEELKEIEANAKGLSYIKLDGNIGCMVNGAGLAMATMDMIKLYGGEPANFLDIGGSSNPQKVVDAMNILLSDQNVNSVMINIFGGITRCDDVARGLVIALDQIKTDVPIVIRLSGTNAKEGLEIIKQTGLPVVETMREAAQTAIELSKK; from the coding sequence ATGAAAATTCACGAATATCAAGCCCGAAATTTATTCAGGAAGTACGGGATTCCTGTGCCGGAAGGTGTTGTGTGCCATACGGTTGATGAAGTAAAACAAAATGTATCGGACAAAGACAAACTGCGTGTTGTAAAAGCGCAGGTGCATGTTGGCGGACGCGGAAAAGCCGGCGGAGTAAAATTGGCGAATACAAAAGCCGAAGCCGTTGAAAAAGCCGAACAAATTCTTGGTATGGACATTAAAGGCATCTGTGTTGAAAAAGTATTGGTTGCCGATGCTGTCGATATTGAAAAGGAATTTTATGTTGGTCTGATCAACGACCGGAACACCAAGTCGGTAACATTGATGGCCAGCGCCGAAGGTGGCGTTGAAATTGAAGAAGTAGCAAAAGTTTCGCCGGAAAAAATTATTAAAATGGCGATTGATCCGTCGATGGGATTAATGCCCTGGCAGGCACGTAAAATTGCCATTCAGTTATTTGCCGATCCAAAAGAAATCAGACAGTGTGCCAATATTTTGGTAAAACTTTACCAGCTTTATGTTGATACCGATTCATCGTTGGCCGAAATCAACCCTCTGGTTCTTACGCCCGATAAACAGGTTTTGGCTATTGATGGTAAAATGAATTTTGATGACAATGCTTTGTATCGTCAAAAAGAAATTTTGAGCATGCGCGAGGCCGATAAAGAAGAACTGAAAGAGATTGAAGCAAATGCAAAAGGTCTTTCGTACATAAAACTCGATGGAAATATCGGTTGTATGGTAAACGGTGCCGGTCTGGCTATGGCTACCATGGATATGATTAAATTATATGGTGGCGAACCTGCCAACTTCCTTGACATTGGTGGTTCTTCGAATCCGCAAAAAGTGGTAGATGCCATGAATATTTTGCTGAGTGACCAGAATGTAAACTCGGTTATGATTAACATTTTTGGTGGAATTACCCGTTGCGACGATGTAGCTCGCGGTTTGGTAATAGCGCTCGATCAGATAAAAACTGACGTGCCTATCGTAATTCGTTTGTCGGGAACCAACGCCAAAGAGGGCTTGGAAATTATTAAGCAAACAGGATTGCCGGTTGTTGAAACCATGCGCGAAGCAGCTCAAACAGCAATAGAGTTAAGTAAAAAGTAA
- a CDS encoding SIS domain-containing protein — translation MKEAIRQVIEHEAKAIQAIPVEDGMLDAIELIHRQVHQMNGKLVTSGMGKAGQIAANIATTFSSTGTPAVFLHPSESQHGDLGVLQQNDVLLVISNSGKTREIIELIELAENLYAGLPLIVISSNPEGVLAKTADAFIYTGNPQEVCPLGLSPTTSTTVMTVIGDALVVSMMNKIGFTNVDYAKRHHGGYLGSKSRLQAESDKKD, via the coding sequence ATGAAGGAAGCGATCAGACAAGTTATTGAACACGAAGCGAAGGCCATTCAGGCTATTCCGGTAGAAGACGGAATGCTTGATGCTATTGAATTGATACACCGCCAGGTACACCAAATGAATGGAAAACTGGTTACCAGCGGAATGGGAAAAGCCGGGCAAATTGCAGCAAATATTGCAACCACATTTAGCTCAACCGGAACGCCGGCGGTTTTTCTTCACCCCAGCGAATCGCAACACGGCGACCTGGGCGTGCTACAACAAAACGATGTTCTACTGGTGATTTCAAACTCAGGAAAAACACGCGAAATTATTGAGCTGATTGAGTTGGCAGAAAATTTATATGCCGGACTTCCATTAATCGTAATTTCAAGTAATCCGGAAGGTGTGTTGGCAAAAACTGCCGATGCTTTTATTTACACCGGAAACCCGCAGGAAGTTTGCCCTTTGGGGCTTTCACCAACAACATCTACCACAGTTATGACCGTAATTGGCGATGCATTGGTAGTATCGATGATGAACAAAATTGGTTTTACCAACGTCGATTATGCCAAACGTCACCATGGTGGATATTTGGGAAGTAAATCGCGTTTACAGGCCGAGAGTGATAAAAAGGATTGA
- a CDS encoding isochorismatase family protein has translation MRITKENTVGLVIDIQERLIAAMNDKETLLKNCETLTQGLKELEVPMLVSQQYTKGLGETVPEIQAAFDEFSYYEKKDFSCYDVPEIAEKFKDLEAKNIIICGIESHVCVLQTAVDLKAAGLNPIVVMDCVSSRTAANVELAKERFRFEGIMMSSYESILFELTGSAGDPSFRAISKLVK, from the coding sequence ATGAGAATAACAAAAGAAAATACTGTTGGATTGGTTATCGATATTCAGGAGCGGCTGATTGCTGCTATGAACGATAAAGAAACACTGCTAAAAAATTGCGAAACACTAACGCAGGGCTTAAAAGAATTGGAAGTGCCGATGCTGGTATCGCAACAATACACAAAAGGACTGGGCGAAACTGTACCCGAAATTCAGGCAGCTTTTGACGAATTCAGCTACTATGAGAAGAAAGACTTTAGCTGTTATGATGTACCAGAAATAGCTGAAAAATTTAAAGACTTAGAGGCTAAAAACATTATTATTTGTGGAATTGAGTCGCACGTTTGCGTACTACAAACTGCGGTTGATTTGAAAGCCGCCGGATTAAATCCGATCGTAGTTATGGATTGTGTTTCATCGCGTACAGCTGCTAATGTTGAGTTGGCAAAAGAGCGTTTCCGTTTTGAAGGAATTATGATGAGCTCGTACGAATCTATCCTTTTTGAATTAACAGGTTCAGCAGGCGATCCTTCGTTCCGTGCCATTTCAAAACTTGTAAAATAG
- a CDS encoding MBL fold metallo-hydrolase, translated as MLEICAIASGSNGNCYYIGNENSAILVDAGISTKQILKRMNERDLDHNKLRALFITHEHSDHMRGARVMGKRLQIPVYMTAKTYDGSYKNLRPDYPRFFTCDETITVDDFTVHPVQKFHDAAEPCSFRISYNDINIGVFTDIGEACDNVKEHVAKCNALFLESNYDEKMLWEGRYPQFLKERVASKVGHLSNDQTFELLDKHTNGELRCVFLSHISKDNNTHEKVLKTMQPLSERFEINIASRFEASEVYQLTSTAGHKKQIPNNPQNLKLQFPEF; from the coding sequence ATGCTCGAAATTTGCGCCATCGCATCAGGAAGTAACGGAAACTGCTATTACATTGGCAACGAAAATTCGGCAATTTTGGTTGACGCCGGAATTTCTACCAAGCAGATTCTGAAACGGATGAATGAACGTGACCTGGACCACAACAAATTACGGGCACTTTTTATTACGCACGAACACAGCGACCACATGCGCGGAGCGCGGGTTATGGGGAAACGACTTCAGATTCCGGTATACATGACCGCAAAAACCTACGATGGTTCGTATAAAAATCTTCGGCCAGATTATCCACGGTTTTTTACCTGCGATGAAACAATCACCGTCGACGATTTTACCGTTCACCCGGTACAAAAATTCCACGATGCTGCTGAGCCCTGTTCATTCAGAATTAGCTACAACGACATTAACATCGGCGTTTTTACTGATATTGGCGAAGCATGCGACAATGTAAAAGAACATGTAGCAAAATGTAATGCTTTATTCCTGGAATCGAACTACGATGAAAAAATGCTTTGGGAAGGCCGCTATCCACAGTTTCTGAAAGAAAGAGTTGCTTCAAAAGTCGGGCACCTGTCGAACGACCAGACTTTTGAGTTACTGGACAAACATACCAACGGAGAACTGAGATGTGTATTTCTGAGCCATATTTCAAAAGATAACAACACCCACGAAAAAGTATTAAAAACGATGCAACCGCTTTCCGAACGATTTGAGATAAATATTGCATCGCGCTTTGAGGCATCTGAAGTTTACCAGCTTACATCCACTGCTGGTCATAAAAAACAAATCCCGAACAATCCCCAAAATTTAAAACTGCAGTTTCCTGAGTTTTAA
- a CDS encoding aspartate kinase, giving the protein MKVLKFGGTSVGSPENMRAVMDLVTDGEQKIIVLSAMSGTTNSLVEISNYLKKKNKDTARIFIGNLEENYKKVVAELFTSEENKKKGLKIIKDVFQTIKSFTSGTFGEVGENTILAQGEIISTNLVTLLMNENGHDTKLLPALDFMKIDEDKAADLNYIREHIKPVLKEVGEAKYYITQGFICKDAEGEINNLQRGGSDYTASLIGAAIDADEIQIWTDIDGFHNNDPRFVENTQKIDQLSYNEAAELAFFGAKILHPQTVLPARVQNIPVRLKNTMNPTDNGTLITAESDGRGIKAVAAKDDITAIKVRSGRMLNAYGFLSKIFKVFADFRTPIDMISTSEVAVSLTIDDTRNLESIKEELDNYGTVVLDQDMTIVCIVGDIIQEEKGFASKVFNALDGIPIRMISYGGSRHNISILVPTQHKEQTLQALSDNLLNS; this is encoded by the coding sequence ATGAAAGTTTTAAAATTCGGAGGAACATCGGTTGGCTCGCCCGAGAACATGAGGGCTGTTATGGATTTGGTAACCGATGGAGAGCAAAAGATTATTGTACTATCAGCCATGTCGGGAACAACCAATTCTTTGGTAGAAATTTCAAACTATCTTAAGAAGAAGAATAAGGATACCGCGCGTATTTTTATTGGTAACCTGGAGGAGAATTATAAAAAGGTAGTTGCTGAACTTTTTACTTCCGAAGAAAACAAGAAGAAGGGATTAAAGATCATTAAAGACGTTTTTCAAACGATAAAATCATTTACATCGGGCACTTTTGGCGAAGTTGGCGAGAATACAATTTTGGCGCAGGGCGAGATAATTTCTACCAACCTGGTAACTTTGCTGATGAACGAAAACGGCCATGATACAAAGTTGTTGCCGGCTCTTGATTTTATGAAAATTGATGAGGATAAAGCTGCCGACCTGAATTACATTCGCGAGCACATTAAGCCCGTATTGAAAGAGGTAGGCGAAGCGAAGTATTATATTACACAGGGATTTATTTGTAAAGATGCCGAAGGTGAAATAAACAACCTGCAGCGTGGTGGTAGTGATTACACTGCTTCGTTGATTGGTGCTGCGATTGATGCCGATGAAATTCAGATTTGGACGGATATCGACGGTTTTCATAACAACGATCCTCGCTTTGTGGAAAATACTCAAAAAATCGATCAGCTATCGTATAACGAAGCAGCTGAGCTGGCCTTTTTTGGAGCAAAAATTCTGCATCCGCAAACGGTGCTTCCGGCGCGTGTTCAGAACATTCCGGTTCGCCTGAAGAACACCATGAATCCTACTGACAATGGTACGCTTATTACCGCCGAGTCGGATGGCCGTGGTATAAAAGCGGTTGCTGCCAAAGATGATATTACGGCTATTAAAGTTCGTTCAGGAAGGATGTTAAATGCCTATGGTTTCCTGTCGAAGATCTTTAAAGTATTTGCAGATTTCCGCACGCCTATCGACATGATCTCAACTTCGGAGGTGGCCGTGTCATTAACGATTGATGATACCAGGAATCTTGAATCAATTAAAGAGGAACTGGATAATTATGGTACGGTTGTGCTCGACCAGGATATGACTATCGTTTGTATTGTGGGAGATATTATTCAGGAAGAAAAGGGATTTGCTTCGAAGGTGTTCAATGCACTCGATGGCATTCCAATCCGCATGATCTCGTATGGAGGAAGCCGCCATAATATCTCGATTTTGGTGCCAACACAACATAAAGAACAAACGCTACAAGCTTTAAGCGATAATTTATTAAATAGCTAG
- a CDS encoding alpha/beta hydrolase: MIEYIDLPKAINAAGVPATFANVRYGNHERNTFDIWLADSDKPTPLVMYVHGGGFIGGDKSRYYDSEDWLRLLNAGISIASINYRFMNEPPYGILGSMNDSKRCLQFIRVNAEKYNIDKNSIACSGGSAGAGTALWLAFSDDMADAESNDPVLRESTTISCAAAFSTQSTYDILRWPELIGIPPYQNPEELLSIARVFGLKSAEGVDLFAQKEIRSELDFLAKMTKDAVPCFVFNHYEGGIPTNEDELHHHPLHAKALKDRAEEVGTEAIVYAPAIGISDPSGKDVVEFFIEKLL, encoded by the coding sequence ATGATTGAATATATAGATTTACCAAAAGCTATAAACGCTGCCGGCGTGCCTGCAACTTTTGCCAACGTACGTTACGGCAACCACGAACGAAATACTTTCGACATTTGGCTGGCCGATTCGGACAAACCGACTCCTCTTGTAATGTACGTACATGGCGGCGGTTTTATTGGTGGCGACAAAAGCCGCTATTATGATTCGGAAGACTGGCTGCGTTTGCTCAACGCCGGTATTTCCATTGCCAGCATTAACTACCGTTTTATGAACGAGCCGCCATACGGAATTCTCGGTAGCATGAATGACTCAAAACGCTGCCTGCAATTTATTCGGGTCAACGCCGAAAAATATAATATCGATAAAAACAGCATTGCCTGCAGTGGCGGTTCGGCCGGAGCCGGAACTGCATTGTGGCTGGCCTTTTCGGATGATATGGCTGACGCCGAAAGTAACGATCCGGTGTTGCGGGAATCTACAACTATCTCATGTGCAGCCGCGTTCTCCACGCAATCTACTTACGACATTTTACGCTGGCCCGAATTGATTGGCATTCCTCCTTATCAAAATCCTGAAGAGCTATTGTCTATTGCCCGTGTTTTTGGGCTGAAATCGGCAGAAGGTGTTGATCTGTTTGCACAAAAAGAAATTCGCTCAGAACTCGACTTCCTGGCTAAAATGACAAAAGATGCCGTGCCGTGTTTTGTGTTCAATCATTACGAAGGAGGCATCCCAACCAACGAGGATGAATTGCATCATCATCCCTTGCATGCAAAAGCGCTAAAAGACCGTGCCGAAGAAGTTGGTACAGAGGCAATTGTTTATGCTCCGGCCATAGGAATTTCAGATCCGTCGGGTAAAGATGTGGTTGAATTCTTTATTGAAAAGTTATTGTAG
- a CDS encoding M23 family metallopeptidase has translation MIIRRVGIFCLLLFAVSVAFGQDRSVNTLKVPDVEKTINVQGFRASLDSFPESAQKGYLEQFLVPGNDGYIISRFGPRSGRMHYGTDIKMYKGDTVVASQSGVIARANWGYGFGRLVVVQHRNNIQTYYAHLTKFLKNKGDKVEKGEPIGLAGSTGRARGPHLHFEMRENGKPFDPELVFDFKEEKIRDDALDTESLMALHKKLKPKGYSTNVAVPEYYKVRSGDSLWVISRKFKTSINELCRLNNISENSVLRIGQPLRMY, from the coding sequence ATGATTATTCGACGAGTGGGAATTTTTTGTTTGCTGCTTTTTGCAGTGTCTGTTGCTTTCGGGCAAGATAGATCGGTTAATACCTTGAAAGTGCCTGATGTGGAGAAGACCATTAATGTTCAGGGTTTCCGGGCTTCGCTAGACAGCTTTCCCGAATCGGCACAAAAAGGTTATCTGGAGCAGTTTCTTGTTCCCGGGAATGATGGGTATATTATCAGTCGTTTTGGTCCCCGCTCGGGGCGCATGCACTACGGCACCGATATAAAAATGTATAAAGGCGATACCGTGGTGGCTTCACAAAGCGGAGTTATTGCCCGCGCCAACTGGGGATATGGATTTGGCCGGCTGGTTGTTGTTCAGCATCGAAATAATATTCAAACGTATTACGCTCACCTCACCAAATTCCTGAAGAATAAGGGCGATAAGGTGGAAAAGGGAGAACCGATAGGTTTGGCCGGAAGTACAGGGCGTGCCCGTGGTCCGCATTTACATTTTGAGATGCGTGAAAACGGAAAGCCTTTTGACCCCGAACTGGTGTTTGATTTTAAAGAAGAAAAGATACGCGACGATGCTTTGGATACAGAAAGTTTAATGGCCCTGCACAAAAAGCTAAAACCAAAAGGCTACTCAACAAATGTTGCAGTGCCCGAATATTACAAGGTGCGCTCGGGCGATTCGCTTTGGGTGATCTCGCGAAAGTTTAAAACCTCGATCAATGAGTTGTGCCGCCTGAACAATATTTCGGAAAACTCCGTATTGCGAATTGGGCAACCGCTGCGAATGTACTAA
- a CDS encoding transaldolase family protein, giving the protein MIYLADTADIQALKELYDFFPLTGVTTNPTILKQSGLKLSEAVQNIIGIVGKGSIHVQVMSDKAEEMVREAKTYKSYFNLGDNFYAKIPVSIEGYKAMRILKDAGINVTATAIFTQQQALVASRAGADFVAPYVSRLDNISSHGIEVVSDIVKNTKEFNLDTKVLAASFKTVDQIHRVSMAGAQSATISPELLFQLIKHPMTDISIAQFEKDGEGLYNIF; this is encoded by the coding sequence ATGATTTATCTGGCAGACACCGCAGACATTCAGGCATTAAAAGAATTATACGATTTTTTCCCTTTGACAGGGGTAACCACAAATCCTACTATCTTAAAACAATCGGGGTTAAAACTTTCAGAAGCCGTTCAAAACATCATTGGGATTGTTGGCAAAGGAAGTATTCACGTTCAGGTGATGAGCGACAAGGCCGAAGAAATGGTTAGAGAGGCAAAAACCTACAAAAGTTATTTTAACCTGGGCGATAATTTTTACGCTAAAATTCCGGTATCGATAGAAGGTTACAAAGCCATGCGCATACTAAAAGATGCAGGCATAAACGTAACGGCAACAGCTATTTTTACACAGCAACAGGCATTGGTGGCATCGCGTGCCGGAGCCGATTTTGTTGCGCCTTACGTTAGCCGATTAGACAATATTTCGTCGCACGGAATTGAGGTAGTTAGCGACATTGTTAAAAACACCAAAGAATTTAATCTGGACACCAAAGTACTGGCAGCCAGTTTTAAAACAGTCGACCAGATTCACCGCGTGAGCATGGCCGGAGCACAGTCGGCAACGATCAGTCCCGAATTGCTTTTCCAACTGATAAAGCACCCGATGACCGACATCAGCATTGCGCAGTTTGAAAAAGACGGCGAAGGATTATACAATATTTTCTAG
- a CDS encoding L,D-transpeptidase family protein encodes MILKYNKWAILFVFLFAMAACKTAPEKPEIVGQKILESIQWQSRPDVRQVLVVFNSAPDDHNANLLVYEKTKQGWQAVFEMMPAGIGENGFAPINEKIEGDGKSPTGIFALGQLFTYLDRADTKMPYQKTTAEDKWIDDPESENYNRYVHGETDAQSYENLLLKSDAYKYCMVIEYNTNPVVKGKGSAIFFHLNKTGSEPTAGCVAITERNMLRVLKWLDPKSNPLIIMGNKDELLSGISR; translated from the coding sequence ATGATTCTGAAGTATAACAAATGGGCAATTTTATTCGTGTTTCTCTTTGCGATGGCAGCTTGTAAAACAGCTCCGGAGAAACCGGAAATAGTGGGGCAAAAAATTCTTGAAAGTATACAATGGCAGAGTCGGCCAGATGTGCGGCAGGTATTGGTGGTTTTTAATTCTGCTCCCGATGACCATAATGCAAATTTGCTGGTTTACGAAAAAACAAAGCAGGGTTGGCAAGCGGTTTTTGAAATGATGCCGGCGGGTATTGGCGAAAATGGTTTTGCTCCGATTAATGAAAAAATTGAAGGTGACGGTAAATCGCCAACAGGTATTTTTGCGCTCGGGCAATTGTTTACCTACCTTGATCGCGCCGATACAAAAATGCCGTATCAGAAAACTACTGCTGAGGATAAATGGATCGACGACCCGGAGTCGGAAAACTACAATCGTTATGTGCATGGCGAAACCGATGCACAATCTTACGAAAATCTACTTCTAAAAAGCGATGCCTACAAATACTGTATGGTAATTGAATACAACACAAATCCGGTAGTAAAAGGAAAAGGAAGTGCCATCTTTTTTCATTTGAATAAAACCGGTAGCGAGCCAACTGCAGGTTGTGTGGCCATAACCGAAAGGAATATGCTAAGGGTGCTAAAATGGCTCGATCCAAAAAGCAATCCACTCATTATTATGGGAAATAAGGATGAATTACTTTCAGGAATTAGCCGCTAA